TTCGTAGAGCTTGCTGTTCTGTATTAGGTCATGAAGCTTCCTTCCATAATCTATGCTTAGTATGTTGTCAGCTGTTCCCCAAATAATTATTGTTGGTACGGACAGATTTTTTAGGTCTTCTTCTTTTATTTTCCACTCATGTTTCGCGTTATTCCTAATTATGTTTCTTATCACTTCTTCATCGTTTCCATCTTCGACGCCCATAACCTTCTGAACAAAACTCTCTATCATTTCCTCTCCGCTTTCTCCAACCGTCTTATTTATACCAGCGCTGTCTATAAGTATCAATTTGTCTGGCTTTGCTATGTGTATTGAAAGATATAGAGATACCCAGCCACCGTACGAGTTTCCGGCTATTGAAAATCTGCTTATCCCAAGGGAATTAATAGCCTCATGTATGGCTTTAGCTTGCACTTCGACAGTATATTCGATCTTCGGCTTATCACTCTGGCCGTGACCCAATAGATCGAAAAAGATTAACCTGAACCTTGGCGCCAGAAATCGATCTAAACGAAGCCAGTTATTACTTGACCCGCCAAGCCCATGAAGGAAAATCAAAGGGTATTCACCGGGTCTCTCGAGATAGGATAGATTTCCAAAAGTTGTCTTAATAAATTTTCTCTCCATATAAAAACTTTATCATACGAAACATATAAATTTTCCACCTCATGTACTATTATCGTAAAATCTGGTTATGATTTCGTAGTATAATTTTTTCAAGCCAAAGTTAAGGAGAAAAATCCTTTTTATATGACCAAATAAGACGGCGTGGCGCAAACAAAAAAATATATATACCTCTTTGAAGAGGGTGGAAAGGAGTTAGTCGATCTGTTAGGTGGGAAGGGTGCAGGCCTTGCTGAGATGACCAAAATAGGCCTTAATGTCCCGCCCGGTTTTACAATAACAACTGAGGCCTGCATTGATTTCCTAAGAGATGGTAATTTCCCAAAAGGAATGATGGAACAGACTATGGACGCACTACATATGATAGAGGAGAAAGTAAGCAGAAAGTTTGGCAACCCGGAGAATCCCCTGCTCGTTTCTGTAAGATCGGGGGCTCCTGTAAGTATGCCGGGCATGATGGATACAGTCCTAAATGTAGGGCTAAACGACGAAACTGTCAAGGGCCTCGCTTTCATGACGGACAACGAAAGGTTTGCACTTGATGCCTATAGAAGGCTCATACAGATGTTTGGAGAGATCGTTTACGGACTACCTCATGAGGAATTCAGGGGGCTTATTGAGAAGGTAAAAAGGGAGAAGGGGTATGATGAGGACAAATTTACAACCTCTGATATTACTGAGATAATAAAGGGAGAAAATGAGATATATCGCAAGCACAAAAAGAGCTTCCCGCAGGATCCACAAGAACAGCTTGTTGAATCTATAAAAGCTGTATTTAATTCATGGAACAGCAGAAGGGCCAAGACCTACAGAGAGATAAACCATATCCCTGAAAATATGGGCACAGCTGTAAGCATAGTCACCATGGTATTTGGAAATATGGGAAGCGATTCAGCCACTGGGGTCGCATTCACAAGGGATCCGAATACTGGTGAGAAAAGGATTTTTGCTGAATACCTAACCAATGCCCAGGGAGAGGACGTAGTAGCGGGCATTAGGACCCCTAAGTACATAGATGACATGAAGATGGAGATGCCCCAGGCCTATTCTGATCTCATTAGAATGTGCGATATTCTGGAACACCACTATCGGGACATGCAGGATATCGAATTTACCATAGAACGCGGAAAACTGTACATGCTTCAAACTAGAACCGGCAAAAGGAGCGCGAAGGCAGCTATAAGGATAGCTGTTGAGATGTATGAAGAAGGAATAATCAGCGAAGAAGAAGCCATAATGAGGGTTACTCCCGAGATATTCGACAGGATCCTTCATCCACAGGTCAAGACAAACGGCAAAGAAACCCCGCTTGGCAAGGGCCTTGCAGCTTCCCCTGGAGCTGCAATAGGTTCCATAGTTTTTTCATCTGAAAGGGCTATAGAGCTAGGGAAATCCAAAAAGATGATCCTAGTTAGGCCGGAGACGACAGCAGACGATGTCCGTGGAATGGCAGTCTGTGAAGGGTTCCTAACTCAGAAAGGCGGCATGACGTCACATGCAGCAGTGGTAGCTAGGGCAATGGGCAAGCCTGCAGTTGTTGGCGTAGAAACCATGCACGTAGATACCACAAACAACACGCTGACCATAAACGGCAAGACCCTGCATGAGGGAGACGTAGTAACAATAGATGGAACATCTGGTTTATTTTACTTAGGAGAATTGCCTGTTGAAAAGCCAGAGATCGATAAGTTTTCAAAAAAACTTCTTGAATTGGCCGACAAAAACAGGAAGCTGGGTGTAAGGGCCAATGCAAACACACCGGAGGAAGCACACTTGGCCAGAGAAAATGGTGCAGAAGGAATTGGATTGGCCAGAACAGAAAGGATGTTCCTTGGAAACGAGCGCATACCTATAATGAGATCCATGATAATGAGCGAAAGCAAGGAGGAGAGGCAAAAGTATCTGGAACAACTACTTCCAATGCAGATTTCCGACTTCGTGGAATTCTTCAAAACTATGGAGGGCTACCCGGTGATCATAAGGCTGCTCGATCCGCCTCTGCATGAATTCCTTCCTGATAAAGAAACTATATTGAACAAAATATACGAAATAAAATCTGGAAAGAACGGATCAGATGAATTGCAATACTATGAAAAGCTTCTAAAAACGGTCCGTGATCTTGAAGAATTTAACCCTATGCTTGGCTTCAGGGGCTGCAGGGTAGGCTTAGTGTATCCAGAAATATACGATATGCAGGTCAGAGCCATAATGGAAGCTGCTGTAAGGGTTCAAAAAGAAGGAAGAAGGATAATGCCGGAAATAATGATACCACTTGTTGGACACCACAACGAATTAAAGATTTTGATGGAACGGTTAGAAAAAACAGCAAAATCAGTAAAGGACTCCGATCAAGTTGACTATAAGTTTGGCACGATGATAGAAATACCGAGAGCATGTGTGACTGCTGATAAAATAGCAAAATATGCAGACTTCTTCTCATTTGGTACAAACGACCTAACTCAAATGACGTTCGGATACAGCAGGGACGATGCGGAAGGAAAATTCATGTTCTTTTATTTAGAAAACGGCATACTAGAAAAAGATCCGTTTTCTTCCGTTGACGAAGATGGTGTAGGTGAGCTTATGAGAATGGCAGTGGAAAAGGGAAGGAAATCAAACGAAAAGTTAGAAGTAGGTATATGCGGTGAGCAGGGCGGAGATCCAGACACCATATATTTCTGCCATAAAATCGGACTGGATTACGTATCAGCATCACCATATAGAATACCAATAGCTAGGCTAGCCGCTGCAAGGGCAAATATATCGGAGATGAAGCCAGAGCTTGCCTCCACATATAGATATTGAGGATTTCCTCCTCACCTATTTTTATTTTATCACAAGTTTGTATAAACCATCGCTGTTATCGAGTTCTCTGGACATGCTGAAGCCAGTTATTTTCATGATCTGTATTTCTACAAGAGGATCTACCTTCGCTGAAAAAAGGTGACCTCCTACGATTCCGTGGTTCCCTCTTGCTCCGGCTGCGTGTATATGAAATCTTGGATCATTCTCTGCAATTGATCCATGCAGGGATACAAGTTCGAGCCTCTCTCTGAAAGTTTCCTTTTCATAATCATTTCCGTTCCAATAACCAATCTGGAACTCTTTTAGCATTCCTATAGCCCATAGTACGGTGCCTGATTTAACTTCATATTTGTTGCAAAGATCGACAAGGTCCGTAAAAAAATCTGTTTCCTTATCAAACCTCGCTGTAATGATGCTTCCTTCAATCTTGGAATACATATTTATGTAATGATCTCTTTAAAAATAAAGTTAATGAATTCACAAACAAGGAAACTTAGTCTGTATCCACTTCAAGAAATCCGTTGTTTTCAAGAACTTTGAAGGTCTTCAAAGGTTCTCCGATGCTATCGTACTCGCATGGGGCTTCTGGCTTTATCTGCGGCTCTGATACTTTATTTCCGTTAGTAACGTCATATCTAGCCCCATGTGCTGGGCATACAGCCTCTTTCCCTTCTACCTTATTGAGGATTGCACAACCCATATGTCCACAAACTGCTTCCATAGCGAAATAATCTCCATTATACTTAGTAAGAAGCACAGGTTTATGGGCTATCCAGGTAACTACTGAATTCGTCTTTTCAAAAATCTTTGTAGAGATAGATACTTTACGAAATACCATAAAACTCGATTGATTTATTTTATAAATAATTTTGTACTTAATGAGTTTCCAGAAAAAACTTATGATGTACATTACTATATTTTTGTATGGCTTTCCTTGCCTATTTCGGACACCTTAACATAGACGTGCGTATACTAGTCGAAAACCTGCCAAAGGAAGGATCTGTTAATGCGAAAAATGTGGAAGAAAAATATGGTGGCACTGCTGGAAACTTTGCAATTGTATCAAAGAAGCTTGGGCTCGACTTTGATATATACTCAGCGGTTGGGTCAAAGACTCATTCCGGCTATTTGTCGTTCCTTAAGGACTCTGGCATCGGGATAGACCATATTAAAGTAACTGATGAATACGGCCCGATATGCTATATTGCCAGTGATACCAAGAAGCAGGTAGCTTATATGTATCAGGGTCCGATGTTGAACTGGTCTCCACGTTTGGAAAGCCATTACGAATACATTCACCTCAGTACTGGCCCAAAATATACAGGTTTAATAGAAAATAAAGAATCGAAGTTGGTATTTGATCCCTCGCAAGAGATATGGAAGTTTTCCGGTGAAGAGCTTAAGAGATTTTACGAAGCTTCGTATATTTCATTCTTCAACGGAAATGAAATGAAGGTGTTTCGAGAAGCGACTGGCTTAAAAAGCTTCGATAGGATCGTCATAGAAACGGTTGGTCCTCGCGGATCTATACTATACAAGGATTCTACAAAGAAGGTCTTCCCTGCACTTCCATCCAGCGGCGATACTATAGGCGCCGGAGATGCGTTCAGGGCCGGATTCTACTACGCTCTATTCAGGAAAAAAAGCATAGAAACTGCAATGGTGTACGGTACAATAGCGGCTCACCATATGATTGAGGATGGTATAGACGGTTTTTCTTTAGACGCCAATAGTATTGAACAAGAATCGCAGGTATATAAGAAGACATTCGGAATTCAGAGCACATCACTCTAAATTTCAAATCTTAAATTTTGAATAAGCATGAGAAATACCCTTACGTTCTATCACCAACAAACAGATACTTACTATTGGTAAACGACGAATTAAATAAAGAAGAATTAAGATCAAAAATAATTTTTAGTTCCTTACCTTTTACCAACAATGATATACGAGTTTGAAGGCAGGGTGCCGGATATTGATCCGAGTGCATACGTGAGTGAGAGTGCGACAGTAATTGGAAAGGTGAAAATCGGGAAAGAAGTATGGATTGGCCCTGGTGCAGTACTAAGGGGAGACTATGGTGAAATTGAAGTCGGGGACTATTCAGCTATAGAGGATAACTGCGTTATTCATGCAAGACCAGGAGAAAAGACGTTTATAGGCCAGCACGTAACAATAGGGCACCTTTCTGTCATACATACAGGAAGAATAAGGGATTGGGCCGTTATAGGCATGGGATCAACAGTCTCTGATTTCGCAGTTGTAGGAGTATGGGCTGCAATAGGTGAAGGGGCAGTTGTTAAAAACAGGCAGGAGATACCAGACGAGAGTATTGCCGTCGGTGTACCCGCTAAAGTAATAGGAAAAATAGATGAGGACTACAAGAAGTTATGGACAGACTACAAGCATAATTACAATACATTCAGCAGCAGGTATAAGACAAATTTAAAAAAGATGAAATAAACAAGTTTTATCATTAATGTAACATTTATCTACTATGGAACTTCCGATAGAAGATGTTAGGGTAAGAAAAGTACTGGATTCAAGGGGAAACTTCACTGTAGAAGCAGATGTATACATTCCAGGCGGTTTTGGCAGAACCTCTGCCCCAGCTGGAGCCAGCACAGGTGAAACTGAGGTTATAGCCTTTTCGAAGAAGGGAATTGACGAATCAATAAAATTTTTTGAGACAAACGTGAGGAGGTCAATAATAGGGTTCAATGCCCTCGATCAAAAGGGCTTCGACGCTTTAATTACCGATCTTGATGGAAGCGGTAATTTTTCTAACCTAGGAGGAAACTTGTCAACTGCCCTATCTATGTCTGTAGCAAAGGCCGTTTCGGCGCACCTTGGCATTCCACTTTATAGATACGTCGGTGGAATAAACCACTCGATGCCTAGGCCGATTGGAAACGTTATTGGGGGCGGGAAGCATGCAAGAAATGGGACATCTATCCAGGAGTTTCTTGTTTCGGCCCAAGGAAAAACGTTCATGGAATCCGCTTATGTGAATGTACTCGTACATAGAAAAATAGGAGATATTCTATCCGAGAAAATGAAAGACATTAGCATTGGTGTTGGTGATGAGAGAGCTTGGAGCGTCAACATATCTGACGAAGAAGCTTTCGAAGTGCTGAACCAAGCAGTAAATGAAGTCTCCTCTGAAACAAAGGTAAAAATATATACGGGGTTGGATTTTGCCGCTGACTCTCTTTATGAGAATGGCAAGTACGTCTACAAGCATACCGTTAGAAGCAGGGATGAACAGATAGATTACGCAATATCCATAAATAAGGACTTTGGCGTATACTATATAGAAGATCCAATGTTCGATACCGATTTCGAGGGTTTTGCTGAAATAACAAAGAAAATAGGGGACAAGGCAATGATAGTAGGCGATGATCTATACACTACAAACCCAGACAGAATAAGGAAAGGTATCGAACTCGGTTCTACGAATGCAGTCCTAATAAAGGTAAACCAGATAGGCACTCTAACGAAGGCACAGGAAGCGGCAAGCTTGGCTTCTTCGGCTGGCCTTAAGAACGTAGTTTCACACAGATCTGGAGAAACTACAGACGACTTTCTCGCCCACCTGTCTGTCGCTTTCTCTTCTACGTTTGTAAAAACAGGCACGATCGGAGGTGAAAGGATCGCAAAACTAAACGAACTGATGAGGATAGAAGAATGCTTAACATCATAGGCATAGGGCTAAGGGGTACAGGAAGCCTAACCCTTGATGAATTTGATGCGCTTAGGACAAGTGATATAGTCTACCTGGATATTTATACATCCATAGGTCCAAAAGATATACTCGAAAAACTTAGGAATATAGCGGATAGAGAAATCATTCCAGCCGATCGTAACATGATAGAGTCAGAATCCATACTAAAGGATGCAGAAAAGCTGAACGTGAGCCTTCTGGTTATCGGCGACGGTTTGACAGCAACGACACACAACCAGTTGAGGTATTCTGCTATGGAGAAGGGGATAAAGGTTAAAATATTTGAAAATGCCTCGGCTGTTAATACAGCCGCTGGAAAGATAGGGCTCCTTCACTATAAGGTTGGGCCGCCTGTTTCCCTGCCCTTTGTATCCTCTAACTTCTTTCCATTAAGCGTAATAGACAAGGTGAAGAGAAACTACGATTCGGGGTTGCACACGCCCATATTAATAGACCTTAAGGACGGCCAAAACATGCCATTCGCTAGCGCATGGAACATTATTATGGAGATGCAGAAACGAAAGGGGGTATGCAATAATAGACGAAAATGTATGCGTTGTCTCGAGGCTTTCATTTCCGGATGAATACATAGTATACGGCAGACTTTCATACGTGGATCCAGAGAAAATCCTGTCTCCATACCTGATATTTATAACATCAAACCTAGACCCGAACGAAGAGCGCTTCATAAAAAAGTTTGCTATACACGTCTAGGCACGTGTGCCTTCGTCTAGTACTATGCCTTTTGACTTAAGTATTTTTAAAACAATTTCCAGCGGAAGCGCAGTCCTTCTGGAAACTTCCTCTACATCAAAGGTATTGAGGTATTCCAAAACTATTTCCCTTGTAATCGGATCCTCGTCTTCAAGCTGATACTTAATAGCGGCCATCAATTCATCTTTTTTCTTAACGAGTTCGGTTCTCTTCTTTGTAAGCTCTTCGATATGGTGCTGAATCGATTCTAGCTTTGAAATAGCCTCATCAAATGAAACCGATACGCGTTCTGAATCATTCTCCAACGGTATCCTCTGTATCATAAGGAAGTTCCTTCCATAGTCAACTATAAGTGTTGAGAATCCCGTAGGTTCATAAAGCTTCCGTTTTGCCCCTACAGAGCTTGGTACGAAACCTATGCTCGTTACTAGGTTTGCCCTTTCAAGCATTTCCAGCTGTTTCAAGATAGCTTGCTGAGAAAGACCAATACTTCTGCTCAACTCGAGAGCATAAGATCTCTCGAATTGAGTGAGCATCCTTATTATTTCACGCCTCGTAGAATTTTCTATGGCAGCAATAAAATTATCTATATCATCTATCATTTTTACTGTATAGAGACCTTTCTGCCACCACTTTCTTTGCTTGTAGCCTTCTCTACCGTTACATCGAGCAAGCCGTTGTTGAACTTGGCAACAGCAGTTTCTGGTTTTAACTTGTAGTCGAAGTCAATGCTCTTGTAGTATTTCCTCTGGTCTTCGTCCACGTTAAGCGTAATGTTGTATTCAGATATCTTTAGATCGATGCTCTCCTTGCTTACGCCGGGAAGCTCGAATGTTAAGTATACTTTTTTATCATCGTCGTTTATGTCTGTTATAGGTTCCCTAACACCTCTCTCTATAGGCCTCACCCCCCTGGTAATCCCAGGCACGTTGCCGAATTCCTGGAATATCGGCTTTCCATCTGACCCAATCCTGTAAGTAAATCCATAGACATAAGGCTCTGATGATGTTATGTTTGGATCATTGAGTATCCTGTTCCAGATCCTCATGAACCTGTTGTTCAGAGACTTTATATCGATTCCGAAGTCTTTGAAGAATTCGTCGAACATGTCGTCCCAATCATCAAATTCATCCTTCTTTGCCATATCAACCACCACTTGTCAACCTCAAGTTGACAACCATGTATAAAATCATAGTATTTAATGCTTTTGGATCTTTGATGGCCACCAGTTCAGATGCTTCATTAACAGCATTACTGCTGGGACAAAGAATGGCCAGCTTAGGAATGTATCTATAAGGACACCTATCGCAAGCCCACCGCCAATCTCTTCTATCAGCTGCAAGTCGCTAAAGTACAGTGATCCGAACGTAACGAATAGCAGAGAGCCTAGAGTAACGATTATCCCGCCGTTCTCCTTTATGCTTGTCGTTATAGCCTCCTCGTCACTCATTCCCTTAATCACGCCCTCCCTAGCCCTGGTGATCATAAATATATCGTAGTCTAAGCCCACGGCTAAAAGCGTCACAAATGTAAACATAGGCATGAATACTATTATAGGCAACCCATAAATGTAGTACACTATTGCATATATTATCACAAGACCGACTATCACTGAAGCAAGAACCATAAGTATTAGCCTTATTGGCGTGAAAACCGAGCTAAGCTGTATCAGCAGTATAACGAATATCGATCCTGTGATTATAGGGATCATCTCCTCGAAAGTATGCAATGTATGTGAATATGCAGCATCTAGGCCGGCTGTGAGACCACCGACATAGAAAACCAAAGAATTTCCAAATTTATCTGAGATCATTGACGGCAACTTATTGATGAATGACGTGGCAGGATCTGACCAACTAATGTCATGCAATTCAAACTCGACCATTACGTACTCCGGGTTCTTTCCTATGTATGTAGAAATTTGCTTCTTATACTCAGATGCATAGCTGCTTGGTAAATTCGTAACGTTAACAAAGTAGCCATACGGGTAGGATGGCCCATAAACGTTCGCTATTTCACTTTGGTTTTTTAGGAAAGATTCTAAATTCGTTACTTGTAACATTTCTGTTGTGTTATAGGTGCCGTTAGACAAAATTGGGCTTGAAAATTTAAGTATAACAAAGCTAGTAAAGAAGAGGTCTCCGTGAAAACTCTGGTTTACTACGACTGCAGACTGAATGCCGCTGCTCGGAGGTATGAGGTTGAATACGTCCATGTTTGTGGGCGTAATCGCATAAACAAAGAGGGAGGCCATTGCGACAACTACAAATATCACAACTATCTTTTTCTTGTTGTTTATTACAATTTTCGAGATCTTATCCATGGTGTTCTCCATGGGTATCTTCTTAGATCTGAACGGCCAGAATATTTTGCCCTTCATCTTTGAAAGTAAAGCTATGAGGAATGTGTTGCCGAGCATAACTGAAACTATTACTCCAACAGCGTTTGTAATGCCGGCATCACTGAATATTGGAACATTAAAGAGGTATAGGACGATATATGACAACGCTACGGTTATGCCGGAGGTAAAAACAGCATGACCAGCCCACATAGAGCTTTCTGCTATTGCATCTAGATTATTTCTTATGAGCTCCCTTCTGAATCTTGACATGATGTATACAACGTAATCGCTTGTTAGTCCGAGCAGCAGTATAAGGAGCAAAGTCGGTGTAACGAATGATACCGAAGAATGCAAGATGTGCTCGTAAAGCAGGGAGTTTATGCCAAATGAAATAATAGATGACATAAGGAAAAGAGAAAATGGAATAAAAGCCGCTACGGGAGATCTAAAGAACAGCCCAACGATAACTATCGAAAGCACTATGCCTATTATGAGTGCACGGATTAGACCGTCCATCACTTCCTGTTCGATCTGTTGATCGAGAACAGTTGTCCCTGCGGTGTAATAAGACCCATTTATAGGATCAACCGATACATAGCTGCTGGCTATTTTGTTAACATGGTTGAGAGTGGATATGCTGTAGTTTTTATTAAGGCCAAAGGCAAAAATTTCAGTTGTGTTTCCATAACCAACAAAAGATCTAAACACATAGTTAGATGGGATTATAGGATACTGCGAAAATGTTTCATAATAAAGCGTAGAGTTTACAGTGTTGTTTACCTGGGCGAAGTTACCCTTGCCTCCGTCAAGCAAAGCGGATAGATATGGTTCGAGATATTTCGTGTTGAGAGAAACGAGCGGGTTTCCCTGGAATAGGTATACGGTTCCGTTATATACCTCCAAGGAAGTTAAATCCGGTACGCCTGCACTATTGCCTGAAAGAGAAAGGTTCACTATTGATCTTGAGAAGTTAGTAACTGTTGTGTGCAGATTCTTAGAAATTAAGTCTGTATAATTAGATAACTGTTCCGATATAGTTGATACACTATAGTTGTAAGAATAATTTAAGAAGTCCTTTTTCACGTTAAAAGTGCGAAGAGTCAAGTTATGATCGACAGATATAAGTATAGGGCCAAAAGGACCAGCTTTTCCAGCAATACCTGTAACGGTTTCGTTGACCGCATAATTAACAAGATCGAGCACCTCATGAATATTGCTGGAATTAAGTGTATTATTTAATAGCAAAGAAAAACCGTTCACGTAAGGCATGTAGAGTTCCTCATATGGTGTTTCATTAAACAAGGTTCGATTATCAACCGTATAATTATAAGCTAAATGTTCGGATACATTTAGATCACCTGATTTTTTGTAAGCAGTTAAAAGCGTTGAATAGTATATTGTGGCCGGAAGGAACAAGAAATTGGCTGTAAGGTCAAGGGTTTTATTTATCGTGAGCACAGAATTGTAAAGTTTTTCGTTAAGATCGTATATGC
This genomic stretch from Thermoplasma volcanium GSS1 harbors:
- a CDS encoding MMPL family transporter, whose product is MFESTFKGIGLFSARHSTAVIISWILLLLVLAPFAPSLFTHTNYNIASDIVPTNSPANIASNLQTSEFNTSNDSSFVIVTNDTSIDQQLSLTALMNMQEAIMSYLNSEGFSVNVSSILVVENNTLRSVSLSLYGELKSIYDLNEKLYNSVLTINKTLDLTANFLFLPATIYYSTLLTAYKKSGDLNVSEHLAYNYTVDNRTLFNETPYEELYMPYVNGFSLLLNNTLNSSNIHEVLDLVNYAVNETVTGIAGKAGPFGPILISVDHNLTLRTFNVKKDFLNYSYNYSVSTISEQLSNYTDLISKNLHTTVTNFSRSIVNLSLSGNSAGVPDLTSLEVYNGTVYLFQGNPLVSLNTKYLEPYLSALLDGGKGNFAQVNNTVNSTLYYETFSQYPIIPSNYVFRSFVGYGNTTEIFAFGLNKNYSISTLNHVNKIASSYVSVDPINGSYYTAGTTVLDQQIEQEVMDGLIRALIIGIVLSIVIVGLFFRSPVAAFIPFSLFLMSSIISFGINSLLYEHILHSSVSFVTPTLLLILLLGLTSDYVVYIMSRFRRELIRNNLDAIAESSMWAGHAVFTSGITVALSYIVLYLFNVPIFSDAGITNAVGVIVSVMLGNTFLIALLSKMKGKIFWPFRSKKIPMENTMDKISKIVINNKKKIVVIFVVVAMASLFVYAITPTNMDVFNLIPPSSGIQSAVVVNQSFHGDLFFTSFVILKFSSPILSNGTYNTTEMLQVTNLESFLKNQSEIANVYGPSYPYGYFVNVTNLPSSYASEYKKQISTYIGKNPEYVMVEFELHDISWSDPATSFINKLPSMISDKFGNSLVFYVGGLTAGLDAAYSHTLHTFEEMIPIITGSIFVILLIQLSSVFTPIRLILMVLASVIVGLVIIYAIVYYIYGLPIIVFMPMFTFVTLLAVGLDYDIFMITRAREGVIKGMSDEEAITTSIKENGGIIVTLGSLLFVTFGSLYFSDLQLIEEIGGGLAIGVLIDTFLSWPFFVPAVMLLMKHLNWWPSKIQKH